A region from the Pseudomonas promysalinigenes genome encodes:
- the lptE gene encoding LPS-assembly lipoprotein LptE, which produces MIKRNLLVMGLAVLLSACGFQLRGTGTNELSVKEMDVSARNAYGPTLVQLREVLQRSGVNVHTGAPYRLVLTNEQENSRSASYAGGNATAEYELTTTLNYSILGLNNLELLSDKVEVRKTYVRDGGNITGSDQEAQRAREEMRRNLVQAMVSRLQMLTPSQLDELQAKADARAKAEAEALEAARRQQAETPQQSPMEIPGK; this is translated from the coding sequence ATGATCAAACGCAATCTGCTGGTAATGGGCCTGGCCGTACTGCTCAGCGCCTGCGGTTTCCAGCTGCGCGGCACTGGCACCAACGAGTTGAGTGTCAAGGAAATGGACGTGAGCGCACGTAACGCCTACGGCCCGACGCTGGTGCAACTGCGCGAAGTACTCCAGCGCAGCGGCGTCAATGTGCATACCGGCGCGCCTTATCGCCTGGTACTGACCAACGAACAGGAAAACTCGCGCTCGGCAAGCTACGCCGGCGGCAACGCCACGGCCGAGTACGAGCTCACCACCACCCTCAACTACAGCATCCTGGGCCTGAACAACCTTGAATTGCTGAGCGACAAGGTGGAAGTACGCAAGACCTATGTTCGTGACGGTGGCAACATTACCGGCTCCGATCAGGAAGCCCAGCGTGCACGCGAAGAAATGCGCCGCAATCTGGTGCAAGCGATGGTCTCGCGTCTGCAGATGCTGACGCCTTCGCAGCTTGACGAACTGCAGGCCAAGGCCGATGCCCGTGCCAAGGCTGAGGCCGAGGCGCTCGAAGCAGCACGCCGGCAGCAGGCGGAAACGCCGCAGCAGTCGCCGATGGAAATCCCGGGCAAATAA